A stretch of the Archangium violaceum genome encodes the following:
- a CDS encoding MBL fold metallo-hydrolase — protein MKLQVLGCHGGELPSCRTTCFLVDDVLALDAGALTSTLSLEQLCKIEDIIVGHSHFDHVKDLPLMADLIIGRRDKPVTIHASRECARALRENMFNNALWPDFTRIPTRKEPVLRIKPFRAGSTFQVGPYTVQSIPVHHPVESCGFIITRGRTSLAMSGDTGPTDKLWKVLNQTPTLKALLVETSFPNALQQLADVSGHLTPRTLKSELSRFERDGCSVLVYHIKPAFVPQVKKELADMPVEILELGDTFEF, from the coding sequence GTGAAGCTCCAGGTCCTCGGGTGCCATGGCGGTGAGCTGCCCTCGTGTCGCACGACGTGCTTCCTCGTGGACGACGTGCTCGCGCTCGACGCGGGCGCGCTCACGAGCACGTTGTCGCTGGAGCAGCTCTGCAAGATCGAAGACATCATCGTCGGCCACAGCCACTTCGATCATGTGAAGGATCTACCGCTGATGGCGGACCTGATCATCGGCCGCCGTGACAAGCCGGTCACCATCCACGCCTCTCGCGAGTGCGCCCGTGCGCTGCGCGAGAACATGTTCAACAACGCCCTCTGGCCGGACTTCACGCGCATCCCCACGCGCAAGGAGCCGGTGCTGCGCATCAAGCCCTTCCGGGCCGGCAGCACCTTCCAGGTGGGTCCCTACACGGTGCAGTCCATCCCCGTGCACCACCCGGTAGAGTCCTGCGGCTTCATCATCACCCGCGGACGCACCTCGCTGGCCATGAGCGGCGACACCGGGCCCACCGACAAGCTATGGAAGGTGCTCAACCAGACGCCCACCCTCAAGGCGCTCCTGGTGGAGACGAGCTTCCCCAACGCACTGCAGCAACTGGCCGACGTGTCCGGTCACCTCACGCCGCGCACGCTCAAGAGCGAGCTGAGCCGCTTCGAGCGCGACGGCTGCTCCGTGCTGGTCTACCACATCAAGCCGGCCTTCGTTCCCCAGGTGAAGAAGGAGCTGGCCGACATGCCGGTGGAGATCCTGGAGCTCGGCGACACCTTCGAGTTCTAG
- a CDS encoding Crp/Fnr family transcriptional regulator: protein MGAEETLFQRFGKEFTKGTVLFREGEPGKEMFVIQSGRIAISKRVRDVEKVLAVLGPGEFFGEMAIISNKPRNASASVSEDAKLLVIDPKTFEGMIRGNAEIAVRMIKKLAERLSEADAQIENLLHADPASRVVHHILQTSQTRGRTMEEGVEIEFVVRELPRQIGVGEPAIRNMLDRLERAGLVERAGDRLTVYDTGRLHDFLQYLEMKWKFGDL, encoded by the coding sequence ATGGGCGCCGAGGAAACCCTCTTTCAGCGATTCGGCAAGGAGTTCACGAAGGGCACGGTCCTCTTCCGCGAGGGAGAGCCGGGCAAGGAGATGTTCGTCATCCAGTCGGGACGGATCGCGATCTCCAAGCGGGTGCGCGACGTGGAGAAGGTGCTGGCGGTGCTCGGCCCGGGCGAGTTCTTCGGCGAGATGGCCATCATCTCCAACAAGCCGCGCAATGCCTCGGCCAGCGTCAGCGAGGACGCCAAGCTCCTGGTCATCGATCCCAAGACGTTCGAGGGGATGATCCGCGGCAACGCGGAGATCGCCGTGAGGATGATCAAGAAGCTGGCCGAGCGCCTGTCCGAGGCGGACGCGCAGATCGAGAACCTGCTGCACGCGGATCCGGCCAGCCGGGTGGTGCACCACATCCTCCAGACGAGCCAGACGCGTGGGCGGACCATGGAGGAGGGGGTGGAGATCGAGTTCGTGGTGCGCGAGCTGCCACGGCAGATCGGCGTGGGCGAGCCGGCCATCCGCAACATGCTGGACCGGTTGGAGCGGGCCGGTCTGGTGGAGCGCGCCGGTGACAGACTCACCGTCTATGACACGGGCCGCCTCCACGACTTCCTCCAATACCTGGAGATGAAGTGGAAGTTCGGAGATCTCTAG
- a CDS encoding histidine kinase dimerization/phospho-acceptor domain-containing protein — protein sequence MVPTPPTPSLPDVPERLRPVLSSVLEEEGASVPAPVRELLLEALHARLEALLQDERARELERRRQFVSKLSHALRNDLSAARMGAQMIVRCPENVERVVTMSGKILDGIERADRKIQELLDAHRPQG from the coding sequence ATGGTCCCGACTCCCCCCACGCCCTCCCTTCCCGATGTCCCCGAGCGGCTCCGGCCTGTCCTCTCGTCCGTCCTGGAGGAGGAGGGGGCCTCGGTACCGGCCCCTGTCCGGGAGCTCCTCCTGGAGGCGTTGCACGCACGGCTCGAGGCCCTGCTCCAGGACGAGCGCGCGCGGGAACTGGAGCGGCGCAGACAGTTCGTCTCCAAGCTGAGCCACGCTCTGCGCAACGACCTGTCGGCGGCCAGGATGGGCGCCCAGATGATCGTCCGCTGTCCCGAGAACGTGGAGCGGGTGGTCACCATGTCCGGGAAGATCCTGGACGGCATCGAGCGCGCGGATCGGAAGATCCAGGAACTGCTGGACGCCCATCGTCCCCAGGGGTGA
- the purM gene encoding phosphoribosylformylglycinamidine cyclo-ligase — MGTTYKQSGVDIEAGDAFVERIKPYAARTVRPEVVAGVGGFGGLFALPPGKYREPVLVAGTDGVGTKLKVAFQAGRHGTVGIDLVAMSVNDILTCGAEPLFFLDYFATGRLEVDAAAEVVKGIAQGCEQAGCTLLGGETAEMPGFYARGEYDLAGFCVGVAERSELIDGKSVAPGDALIGLPSSGLHSNGYSLARKVLLEDAKLTLDAVPEGLDRPLADALLEPTRIYVKDALALMKAVKVKGFAHITGSGIPGNLPRCLPDGTRAVLDEKTWKRPAIFELIQKLGGVERKEMYDTFNMGLGLIAVVAKADVPAALATLKARGVEATEVGRVETGEGEATAVIEA; from the coding sequence GTGGGAACGACCTACAAGCAGTCCGGAGTAGACATCGAGGCGGGCGACGCGTTCGTCGAGCGCATCAAGCCCTATGCGGCGAGGACGGTGAGGCCAGAGGTGGTGGCCGGGGTGGGAGGATTCGGAGGGCTCTTCGCCCTGCCGCCCGGGAAGTACCGGGAGCCGGTGCTGGTGGCGGGCACGGACGGAGTGGGCACCAAGCTGAAGGTGGCCTTCCAGGCGGGCCGGCACGGGACGGTGGGCATCGACCTGGTGGCGATGTCGGTGAACGACATCCTCACCTGTGGGGCGGAGCCGCTCTTCTTCCTGGACTACTTCGCCACGGGACGGCTGGAGGTGGATGCCGCGGCCGAGGTGGTGAAGGGCATCGCGCAGGGATGCGAGCAGGCGGGGTGCACGCTGCTGGGCGGGGAGACGGCGGAGATGCCGGGCTTCTACGCTCGGGGAGAGTACGACCTGGCCGGCTTCTGCGTGGGCGTGGCGGAGCGCTCGGAGCTCATCGATGGGAAGAGCGTGGCGCCCGGGGACGCGCTCATCGGGCTGCCCTCCTCCGGTCTGCACTCCAACGGCTACTCGCTGGCGCGCAAGGTGCTGCTGGAGGACGCGAAGCTGACGCTGGACGCGGTGCCCGAGGGGCTGGACCGTCCGCTGGCCGACGCGCTGCTGGAGCCCACGCGCATCTACGTGAAGGACGCGCTGGCGCTGATGAAGGCGGTGAAGGTGAAGGGCTTCGCGCACATCACCGGGAGCGGGATTCCGGGCAACCTGCCGCGGTGCCTGCCGGACGGGACGCGGGCGGTGCTGGACGAGAAGACGTGGAAGCGTCCGGCCATCTTCGAGCTCATCCAGAAGCTGGGCGGAGTCGAGCGCAAGGAGATGTACGACACCTTCAACATGGGCCTGGGGCTCATCGCGGTGGTGGCGAAGGCGGACGTGCCGGCGGCGTTGGCGACGCTGAAGGCGCGCGGGGTGGAGGCGACGGAGGTGGGCCGCGTGGAGACGGGCGAGGGCGAGGCCACGGCGGTCATCGAGGCATGA
- the purN gene encoding phosphoribosylglycinamide formyltransferase, whose amino-acid sequence MSGRTKLGVLVSGSGSNLQALLDACARPDFPAEVAVVVSNVGTAFALERARKAGVAAVVLDHKAFGARADFEKALVDTLVSAGVEWVCLAGFMRLLGVDFLGRFPGKVLNIHPSLLPAFPGLHAQRQALERGVKLAGCTVHFVDPGMDTGPIIAQAVVPVLPGDDEAALTARILKEEHRLYPLVVKLVATGAVRLEGGRVVTEAGPAMGEQSLRNPGEPG is encoded by the coding sequence ATGAGCGGCCGGACGAAGCTGGGCGTCCTGGTGTCGGGCAGCGGGAGCAACCTGCAGGCCCTGCTCGACGCATGCGCCCGGCCGGACTTCCCCGCCGAGGTGGCGGTGGTGGTGTCCAACGTGGGAACGGCCTTCGCGCTGGAGCGGGCGAGGAAGGCGGGCGTCGCGGCGGTGGTGCTGGATCACAAGGCCTTCGGCGCGCGAGCGGACTTCGAGAAGGCGCTGGTGGACACGCTGGTGTCCGCGGGCGTGGAGTGGGTGTGCCTGGCGGGCTTCATGCGGTTGCTGGGGGTGGACTTCCTGGGACGCTTCCCGGGGAAGGTGCTGAACATCCACCCGTCGCTGCTGCCCGCCTTCCCGGGGCTGCATGCGCAGCGACAGGCACTGGAGCGCGGGGTGAAGCTGGCCGGGTGCACGGTGCACTTCGTGGATCCAGGCATGGACACGGGCCCCATCATCGCGCAGGCGGTGGTGCCGGTGCTTCCGGGTGACGACGAAGCGGCGCTGACGGCGCGCATCCTGAAGGAGGAGCACCGGCTGTACCCGCTGGTGGTGAAGCTGGTGGCCACGGGAGCGGTGCGGCTGGAGGGCGGGCGGGTGGTGACGGAGGCGGGACCCGCCATGGGCGAGCAGAGCCTGCGCAACCCGGGAGAGCCGGGATGA
- a CDS encoding DUF523 domain-containing protein: MTREERVAALHEARVVLVSACLLGEACRYDGKSKGSDKVMRALEGKEVVPVCPETGAGLGIPRPAVELKGGAGAEVLAGRARAAEVESGTDRTEAFRRGAELALAAARRFGVTVALLKERSPSCGTQGTHVDGVVVKGQGVTAALLSQSGLTVLSDEDL; encoded by the coding sequence ATGACGCGCGAGGAGCGGGTGGCGGCGCTGCACGAGGCAAGGGTGGTCCTGGTGAGCGCGTGCCTGCTGGGAGAGGCGTGCCGCTACGACGGCAAGTCGAAGGGCTCGGACAAGGTGATGCGGGCGCTGGAGGGCAAGGAGGTGGTGCCCGTGTGTCCGGAGACGGGCGCGGGACTGGGCATTCCGAGACCCGCGGTGGAGCTGAAGGGCGGAGCGGGAGCGGAGGTGCTGGCGGGCCGGGCGAGGGCGGCGGAGGTGGAGTCGGGGACGGACCGGACGGAGGCCTTCCGCAGGGGCGCGGAGCTGGCGCTGGCGGCGGCGAGGCGCTTCGGGGTGACGGTGGCGCTGCTGAAGGAGCGCAGCCCTTCTTGTGGGACGCAGGGCACGCACGTCGACGGAGTGGTGGTGAAGGGACAGGGAGTCACGGCGGCGTTGTTGAGCCAGTCCGGACTCACGGTGTTGAGCGACGAGGATCTCTGA
- a CDS encoding arginyltransferase, producing MAIILGHTVEPPGPCSYLPDQSSSLEQLVMQDVTAEEYERMLVRGWRRFGPMYFRPACQACMACVSLRIPTETFQPNRSQRRARAACAHFRVEVGPPRVDEQRLALYQAWHSEREQTRDWEASPLGRREYFLQFAFPHPAAREVAYYDDTAEEGPRLVGLGICDEMPQAWSAVYFFYDPEYARYSPGSANVVFQVELARARGIPHVYLGYRVQDCASLRYKGTFRPHELLEGRPGPDEVPRWRPEEPSGEPQP from the coding sequence ATGGCCATCATCCTGGGACATACCGTCGAACCACCCGGCCCCTGCAGCTACCTGCCGGACCAGAGTTCCTCACTGGAACAGCTGGTCATGCAGGACGTGACGGCCGAGGAGTACGAGCGGATGCTCGTGCGAGGGTGGCGCCGCTTCGGCCCGATGTACTTCCGGCCCGCCTGCCAGGCGTGCATGGCGTGCGTCTCCCTGCGCATCCCCACGGAGACCTTCCAACCCAACCGCAGCCAGCGCCGGGCACGCGCCGCGTGTGCCCACTTCCGCGTGGAGGTGGGCCCCCCCCGGGTGGACGAGCAGCGCCTGGCGCTCTACCAGGCCTGGCACTCCGAGCGGGAGCAGACGCGCGACTGGGAGGCCTCGCCGCTCGGCAGGCGCGAGTACTTCCTCCAGTTCGCCTTCCCCCACCCGGCCGCGCGCGAGGTGGCGTACTACGACGACACCGCCGAGGAGGGCCCCCGGCTGGTGGGCCTGGGCATCTGCGACGAGATGCCCCAGGCCTGGAGCGCGGTGTACTTCTTCTACGATCCCGAGTACGCGCGCTACTCGCCGGGCTCGGCCAACGTGGTGTTCCAGGTGGAGCTGGCACGGGCGCGGGGAATTCCCCACGTGTACCTCGGCTACCGCGTCCAGGACTGCGCGTCCCTGCGCTACAAGGGGACGTTCCGCCCCCACGAGCTGCTCGAGGGTCGTCCTGGCCCCGACGAGGTTCCGCGTTGGCGTCCCGAGGAGCCCTCCGGGGAGCCCCAACCCTAG
- a CDS encoding NAD(P)-binding protein has protein sequence MPTPATRSKPLPSATAPSRHVYDVIVLGSQLGGALAAALLAKRGYSVLLVEHDGTGPGYEHDGFVLPYAPFVAPALKTMPAVEEAFTELSLTTQLQRSQQPHVPELQLVLPRHRVDLHTDATRRRAELVREFGTEGERILADISASATQHEPSDAFFKEGPPLPPDGLMEGWNLKKRMRQHPGLETEPRLAGEDEPSKLLRGLLPFVVHLDQPTSPLARTRPLSQALQSPWRYPGGRDGLRKLLFERLVELGGDLLSPENTDTYVVEELHFDGGRFSGVKLLRSDTLYRASCLVSATDAGALRRLITDRKKHRALSEHLDLATIKSFLFAVNWVVPEAVLPRGMGELLLLDTEDAELGPLLVQQHPARTAEDKDAPSLRVVCAGGFVPASVRDLGEGYLQSLAMRIDAHLEALMPFTKNKRLLRSAPYLDAGAVRGSRLMPHPHYVFDSEAVLGVTGLKQHTPSKNLLLAGREVLPGLGLEGEFLAGARATRLVQEMLKKKAVLKR, from the coding sequence ATGCCGACACCCGCCACCAGATCCAAGCCGCTCCCCTCCGCCACGGCCCCGTCCAGGCACGTCTATGACGTGATCGTCCTGGGCAGCCAGCTGGGCGGAGCGCTCGCCGCGGCACTGCTCGCGAAGCGGGGATACAGCGTGCTCCTGGTGGAGCACGATGGGACCGGGCCGGGCTACGAGCACGACGGCTTCGTGCTGCCCTACGCGCCCTTCGTCGCCCCGGCCCTCAAGACGATGCCCGCGGTGGAGGAGGCCTTCACGGAGCTGAGCCTCACCACGCAGCTGCAGCGCAGCCAGCAGCCCCACGTGCCCGAGCTGCAGCTGGTGCTGCCTCGCCACCGGGTGGACCTGCACACCGACGCGACCCGTCGGCGCGCCGAGCTCGTCCGGGAGTTCGGCACCGAGGGCGAGCGCATCCTCGCGGACATCTCCGCCTCGGCCACGCAGCACGAGCCCTCCGATGCCTTCTTCAAGGAAGGTCCGCCGCTGCCGCCGGACGGACTCATGGAGGGCTGGAACCTCAAGAAGCGCATGCGTCAGCACCCGGGGCTCGAGACGGAGCCGCGGCTGGCGGGAGAAGACGAGCCCTCGAAGCTGCTGCGCGGCCTGCTGCCTTTCGTCGTCCACCTGGATCAACCCACCTCGCCCCTGGCGCGCACGCGGCCCCTGTCGCAGGCGCTGCAGTCGCCCTGGCGCTACCCGGGCGGACGGGATGGCCTGCGCAAGCTGCTCTTCGAGCGGCTCGTGGAGCTGGGCGGAGACCTGCTCAGCCCCGAGAACACGGACACCTACGTGGTGGAGGAGCTGCACTTCGACGGAGGCCGCTTCTCCGGGGTGAAGCTGCTGCGCTCGGACACGCTCTACCGGGCCTCGTGCCTGGTGTCCGCCACGGACGCGGGAGCGCTGCGGCGGCTCATCACGGATCGCAAGAAGCACCGGGCCCTGAGCGAGCACCTGGACCTGGCCACCATCAAGTCCTTCCTCTTCGCGGTGAACTGGGTGGTGCCCGAGGCGGTGCTGCCGCGTGGCATGGGGGAGCTGCTGCTCCTGGACACCGAGGACGCCGAGCTGGGCCCGCTGCTCGTCCAGCAGCACCCCGCCCGGACGGCCGAGGACAAGGACGCGCCCTCGCTCCGCGTCGTCTGCGCCGGAGGCTTCGTGCCCGCGAGCGTACGCGACCTGGGTGAGGGCTACCTCCAGTCGCTGGCCATGCGCATCGACGCGCACCTGGAAGCGCTGATGCCCTTCACGAAGAACAAGCGCCTGCTGCGCTCGGCCCCCTACCTGGACGCGGGCGCCGTGCGTGGCAGCCGGCTCATGCCGCACCCGCACTACGTCTTCGACTCGGAAGCCGTGCTGGGGGTCACGGGGTTGAAGCAGCACACTCCCTCCAAGAACCTGCTGCTGGCCGGGCGGGAGGTCCTCCCCGGGCTGGGTCTCGAGGGAGAGTTCCTGGCTGGTGCGCGAGCCACGCGGCTGGTTCAGGAAATGCTGAAGAAGAAGGCCGTCCTCAAACGCTGA
- the rpmB gene encoding 50S ribosomal protein L28: protein MAWKCDICGKRPLVGNNVSHANNKTKKRTLPNLQKIRASVEGRTERVLACTRCIKAGKVTKAA from the coding sequence ATGGCCTGGAAGTGTGACATCTGCGGGAAGCGGCCGCTCGTGGGCAACAACGTCAGCCACGCGAACAACAAGACGAAGAAGCGGACGCTCCCGAATCTCCAGAAGATCCGGGCGTCCGTCGAGGGCCGCACGGAGCGCGTGTTGGCCTGCACCCGCTGCATCAAGGCGGGCAAGGTGACCAAGGCGGCCTGA